One segment of Microscilla marina ATCC 23134 DNA contains the following:
- the folE gene encoding GTP cyclohydrolase I FolE — translation MIQEKLTKIDADEIGDLHITNSYDTPLREDAFLLDDKTKIRLIEEYFGKIMHTLGLDLNDDSLKGTPYRVAKMYVKEIFKGLDPDNRPDLKVFENKYQYGEMLVEKNISLYSSCEHHFLPIIGKAHVGYIANDKVIGLSKINRIVDYFARRPQVQERLSRQISEELKRVLDTEDVAIVIESKHLCVASRGIQDTESSTVTAEYGGQFKDKDVRQEFLSYVHSKLE, via the coding sequence ATGATACAAGAAAAGCTTACCAAAATCGATGCTGACGAAATAGGAGATTTACATATAACAAACTCTTATGATACCCCTTTGCGCGAAGATGCTTTTTTGCTGGATGATAAAACCAAAATACGACTCATAGAAGAATACTTTGGGAAAATTATGCACACTTTAGGGCTGGATTTGAACGATGATAGCTTGAAAGGCACCCCTTATAGGGTAGCAAAAATGTATGTCAAAGAGATTTTTAAGGGTTTAGACCCTGATAATAGACCAGATTTGAAAGTATTTGAAAACAAGTATCAATATGGAGAAATGTTGGTAGAAAAGAATATCTCTCTGTACTCGTCTTGTGAGCACCATTTTTTACCCATCATAGGCAAAGCCCATGTAGGCTATATTGCCAACGATAAAGTGATAGGATTATCTAAAATAAACCGGATAGTAGATTATTTTGCCCGCCGCCCACAGGTGCAAGAACGCCTTTCCCGCCAAATATCTGAGGAGTTAAAACGTGTGCTTGATACAGAGGATGTGGCAATAGTGATAGAAAGCAAACATTTGTGTGTAGCATCGCGTGGCATTCAAGATACTGAAAGTAGCACGGTAACCGCTGAGTATGGGGGACAATTT
- a CDS encoding DUF1826 domain-containing protein: MITKNLANDHFLYAKNWDALAEIQAPQRNLAILERTISSELQNFLYLLQKETQVPLIQETLPVHSLKRTLNDYLQQFRVLDIRGYQALIEDIYQLVWRFSQLVQQSHIKLYFAKIETSMCRLFHTDANELRLLCTYWGAGTQWVDNDNISLRFCGASSNAERIKDLSKVLSVKTYDVAILKGALHDHIATNAIMHRSPPLDKNECRLLLRLDTEVNL; this comes from the coding sequence ATGATTACTAAAAACCTGGCAAATGACCACTTTTTGTACGCAAAAAACTGGGACGCATTGGCTGAAATACAAGCACCCCAGCGAAACCTGGCTATTCTGGAGCGTACGATCTCTAGTGAGTTACAAAACTTCCTTTATTTACTCCAAAAAGAAACCCAAGTGCCTTTGATTCAGGAAACTTTACCAGTGCATAGCCTCAAACGTACTTTGAATGACTACCTGCAACAGTTTCGCGTGCTTGACATAAGAGGGTATCAAGCACTTATTGAAGATATATATCAATTAGTCTGGCGGTTTTCTCAACTTGTGCAGCAATCACATATCAAACTTTATTTTGCCAAAATAGAGACTTCTATGTGTCGCCTTTTTCATACCGATGCCAATGAGCTTCGCCTACTTTGCACCTACTGGGGAGCTGGTACGCAGTGGGTTGATAATGACAACATAAGCCTTCGGTTTTGTGGAGCAAGTTCAAACGCCGAACGAATCAAAGACTTGTCAAAGGTTTTAAGCGTCAAAACGTATGATGTGGCAATTTTGAAAGGCGCATTACACGACCACATTGCTACCAATGCCATCATGCACCGAAGCCCTCCACTCGACAAAAACGAATGTCGGTTATTACTTAGGCTAGATACCGAGGTTAATTTATAA